The Candidatus Neomarinimicrobiota bacterium genome includes the window CGTTATGTATCTCAATTACCGAAAAAGGTGTTTAGTTGTCTTATTCTTAACATCAATCCTGAACGCATCCATTATCCATGTCCCTGGTGAGCAGCCTACCATCCAGGCCGCACTCAATGCTGCTCAATCAGGTGATACCGTCCTGGTCCAGGCTGGCACCTACTATGAGAATATCTTCTGGCCGGATTTAAATGGGATAAAGTTGATTAGCGCAGGGGATTCGAGTAATACAATCATTGATGGTGGAGGGAATGGAAACGTTATTTATATGAGTCCTTCGACCGCCATGATAGATAGTACCACGGAGATCCAGGGGTTCAAGATTACGAACGGGGGCAACATTGCCAATGGTGGTGGTATGTTTATCGGCAATGCCAGCCCGGTGCTTACCCGACTATGTGTTACCGGCAACACGGCTACCGATAACGGCGGCGGGCTCTACATTTACTATGGCAGTCCCACGCTGACGCACGTGACCGTGACCTGCAACACGGCTAATGGTTCTGGTGGCGGGCTTTTCATCTGCAATAGCAGTCCCACACTGACGCACGTGACCATGACCTGCAACACGGCCTCTAATCGCGGCGGCGGGCTTTACATTTGGGGCGTTAAGGGCGGCAATCCCACACTGACGGACGTGATTGTGAGCGGCAACACGGCCTCTAATTGCGGCGGCGGACTTTACATCTACCGTAGCTGCCCCACCCTGACGGACGTGACCGTGACCGACAATACGGTCTCTTATTACGACGGCGGCGGGCTTTTCATCTACGAGAGCGATCCCAC containing:
- a CDS encoding NosD domain-containing protein; this encodes MSPSTAMIDSTTEIQGFKITNGGNIANGGGMFIGNASPVLTRLCVTGNTATDNGGGLYIYYGSPTLTHVTVTCNTANGSGGGLFICNSSPTLTHVTMTCNTASNRGGGLYIWGVKGGNPTLTDVIVSGNTASNCGGGLYIYRSCPTLTDVTVTDNTVSYYDGGGLFIYESDPTLTDVSVSGNTATGCGWGGGGGLYIHASDAILTDVTVSGNTATGCGWGGGGL